One part of the Malus sylvestris chromosome 2, drMalSylv7.2, whole genome shotgun sequence genome encodes these proteins:
- the LOC126582250 gene encoding sucrose-phosphatase 1-like isoform X3 — translation MMNMNRRLNGSARLMLVSDLDCTMVDHDAPDNLSLLRFNALWESYYRHDSLLVYSTGRTPITYKPLRNQKPLLTPDITILSVGTEIMYGGGDDMVPDLGWQQFISHRWDRAIVVEETNQFPQLIPQVDINIIYSRGVDLDILPKRADKGQALAYLLKKFNNEEKLPHDTLVCGDSGNDAELFSLPQVYGVMVSNAQEDLLQWYAENVSDNPDMLHATERCAAGIIQAIGHFHLGPNVSPRDLKDFRKCKVEMSSPAHEVTKFYLFYERWRRAEVEKSEEYMQNLKSVLQSSGIFVHPSGVDLPIHQCIDSLARLHGDKQGKQFWTWLDRLSSVQIGSNAWLVKFNKWELCENERRCCLTTVLMSSKGEGPDDFTWLHMHQTWLYGLEIKEPERWLF, via the exons ATGATGAACATGAATCGTCGTCTGAATGGTTCTGCTCGTCTGATGCTGGTCTCAGATCTTGATTGCACCATGGTTGACCATGATGCGCCTGATAATCTGAGTCTTCTCAGGTTCAATGCGCTGTGGGAATCATATTACCGCCATGATTCTCTGCTCGTATATTCCACTGGAAGAACACCCATCACGTACAAACCTTTGAGGAATCAGAAACCCTTGCTAACCCCCGACATCACCATTTTGTCCGTCGGCACTGAGATTATGTATGGCGGTGGTGACGATATGGTTCCTGATCTTGGTTGGCAACAGTTTATCAGTCACAGATGGGATAGAGCCATTGTTGTTGAAGAAACTAATCAATTTCCTCAACTTATTCCTCAG GTAGACATAAACATCATTTATAGCAGGGGGGTTGATTTGGACATTTTACCCAAACGTGCCGATAAAGGACAAGCTCTTGCGTATCTGTTAAAGAAATTCAACAATGAGGAGAAACTTCCGCACGACACTCTTGTTTGTGGCGACTCTGGAAACGATGCTGAACTCTTCAGTCTCCCTCAAGTGTATGGTGTGATG GTGAGTAATGCACAAGAAGATTTGTTGCAGTGGTAtgcagaaaatgtgagtgacaATCCTGATATGCTTCATGCAACTGAGAGATGTGCAGCTGGGATAATACAAGCCATTGGACATTTTCATCTAGGTCCAAATGTATCGCCTAGAGATTTAAAAGACTTCCGAAAGTGCAAAGTGGAAATGTCCAGTCCTGCTCATGAGGTAACCAAATTCTATTTGTTCTATGAGAGATGGCGCCGTGCTGAAGTAGAGAAATCTGAGGAGTACATGCAAAACTTAAAATCAGTCCTT CAGTCATCGGGTATCTTTGTCCATCCCTCCGGAGTTGATCTACCAATCCACCAGTGCATAGATTCATTGGCAAGGTTGCATGGAGATAAGCAGGGAAAACAATTTTGGACATGGTTGGATCGATTATCCTCAGTTCAAATTGGCTCAAATGCATGGCTCGTGAAGTTTAATAAGTGGGAATTGTGTG AGAACGAGCGGCGATGTTGTCTAACTACAGTCTTGATGAGTTCGAAG GGTGAGGGGCCAGATGATTTCACTTGGCTGCACATGCATCAGACATGGCTGTATGGTTTGGAAATTAAAGAACCAGAAAGATGGTTATTCTAG
- the LOC126582250 gene encoding sucrose-phosphatase 1-like isoform X2, with protein MMNMNRRLNGSARLMLVSDLDCTMVDHDAPDNLSLLRFNALWESYYRHDSLLVYSTGRTPITYKPLRNQKPLLTPDITILSVGTEIMYGGGDDMVPDLGWQQFISHRWDRAIVVEETNQFPQLIPQAEKNQRPHKVSFKVDKVMALEIMNALSERLEKRGVDINIIYSRGVDLDILPKRADKGQALAYLLKKFNNEEKLPHDTLVCGDSGNDAELFSLPQVYGVMVSNAQEDLLQWYAENVSDNPDMLHATERCAAGIIQAIGHFHLGPNVSPRDLKDFRKCKVEMSSPAHEVTKFYLFYERWRRAEVEKSEEYMQNLKSVLSSGIFVHPSGVDLPIHQCIDSLARLHGDKQGKQFWTWLDRLSSVQIGSNAWLVKFNKWELCENERRCCLTTVLMSSKGEGPDDFTWLHMHQTWLYGLEIKEPERWLF; from the exons ATGATGAACATGAATCGTCGTCTGAATGGTTCTGCTCGTCTGATGCTGGTCTCAGATCTTGATTGCACCATGGTTGACCATGATGCGCCTGATAATCTGAGTCTTCTCAGGTTCAATGCGCTGTGGGAATCATATTACCGCCATGATTCTCTGCTCGTATATTCCACTGGAAGAACACCCATCACGTACAAACCTTTGAGGAATCAGAAACCCTTGCTAACCCCCGACATCACCATTTTGTCCGTCGGCACTGAGATTATGTATGGCGGTGGTGACGATATGGTTCCTGATCTTGGTTGGCAACAGTTTATCAGTCACAGATGGGATAGAGCCATTGTTGTTGAAGAAACTAATCAATTTCCTCAACTTATTCCTCAG GCAGAGAAAAACCAACGACCTCACAAGGTTAGCTTTAAGGTTGACAAGGTAATGGCATTGGAAATAATGAATGCTTTATCAGAACGGTTGGAGAAACGTGGG GTAGACATAAACATCATTTATAGCAGGGGGGTTGATTTGGACATTTTACCCAAACGTGCCGATAAAGGACAAGCTCTTGCGTATCTGTTAAAGAAATTCAACAATGAGGAGAAACTTCCGCACGACACTCTTGTTTGTGGCGACTCTGGAAACGATGCTGAACTCTTCAGTCTCCCTCAAGTGTATGGTGTGATG GTGAGTAATGCACAAGAAGATTTGTTGCAGTGGTAtgcagaaaatgtgagtgacaATCCTGATATGCTTCATGCAACTGAGAGATGTGCAGCTGGGATAATACAAGCCATTGGACATTTTCATCTAGGTCCAAATGTATCGCCTAGAGATTTAAAAGACTTCCGAAAGTGCAAAGTGGAAATGTCCAGTCCTGCTCATGAGGTAACCAAATTCTATTTGTTCTATGAGAGATGGCGCCGTGCTGAAGTAGAGAAATCTGAGGAGTACATGCAAAACTTAAAATCAGTCCTT TCATCGGGTATCTTTGTCCATCCCTCCGGAGTTGATCTACCAATCCACCAGTGCATAGATTCATTGGCAAGGTTGCATGGAGATAAGCAGGGAAAACAATTTTGGACATGGTTGGATCGATTATCCTCAGTTCAAATTGGCTCAAATGCATGGCTCGTGAAGTTTAATAAGTGGGAATTGTGTG AGAACGAGCGGCGATGTTGTCTAACTACAGTCTTGATGAGTTCGAAG GGTGAGGGGCCAGATGATTTCACTTGGCTGCACATGCATCAGACATGGCTGTATGGTTTGGAAATTAAAGAACCAGAAAGATGGTTATTCTAG
- the LOC126582250 gene encoding sucrose-phosphatase 1-like isoform X1 encodes MMNMNRRLNGSARLMLVSDLDCTMVDHDAPDNLSLLRFNALWESYYRHDSLLVYSTGRTPITYKPLRNQKPLLTPDITILSVGTEIMYGGGDDMVPDLGWQQFISHRWDRAIVVEETNQFPQLIPQAEKNQRPHKVSFKVDKVMALEIMNALSERLEKRGVDINIIYSRGVDLDILPKRADKGQALAYLLKKFNNEEKLPHDTLVCGDSGNDAELFSLPQVYGVMVSNAQEDLLQWYAENVSDNPDMLHATERCAAGIIQAIGHFHLGPNVSPRDLKDFRKCKVEMSSPAHEVTKFYLFYERWRRAEVEKSEEYMQNLKSVLQSSGIFVHPSGVDLPIHQCIDSLARLHGDKQGKQFWTWLDRLSSVQIGSNAWLVKFNKWELCENERRCCLTTVLMSSKGEGPDDFTWLHMHQTWLYGLEIKEPERWLF; translated from the exons ATGATGAACATGAATCGTCGTCTGAATGGTTCTGCTCGTCTGATGCTGGTCTCAGATCTTGATTGCACCATGGTTGACCATGATGCGCCTGATAATCTGAGTCTTCTCAGGTTCAATGCGCTGTGGGAATCATATTACCGCCATGATTCTCTGCTCGTATATTCCACTGGAAGAACACCCATCACGTACAAACCTTTGAGGAATCAGAAACCCTTGCTAACCCCCGACATCACCATTTTGTCCGTCGGCACTGAGATTATGTATGGCGGTGGTGACGATATGGTTCCTGATCTTGGTTGGCAACAGTTTATCAGTCACAGATGGGATAGAGCCATTGTTGTTGAAGAAACTAATCAATTTCCTCAACTTATTCCTCAG GCAGAGAAAAACCAACGACCTCACAAGGTTAGCTTTAAGGTTGACAAGGTAATGGCATTGGAAATAATGAATGCTTTATCAGAACGGTTGGAGAAACGTGGG GTAGACATAAACATCATTTATAGCAGGGGGGTTGATTTGGACATTTTACCCAAACGTGCCGATAAAGGACAAGCTCTTGCGTATCTGTTAAAGAAATTCAACAATGAGGAGAAACTTCCGCACGACACTCTTGTTTGTGGCGACTCTGGAAACGATGCTGAACTCTTCAGTCTCCCTCAAGTGTATGGTGTGATG GTGAGTAATGCACAAGAAGATTTGTTGCAGTGGTAtgcagaaaatgtgagtgacaATCCTGATATGCTTCATGCAACTGAGAGATGTGCAGCTGGGATAATACAAGCCATTGGACATTTTCATCTAGGTCCAAATGTATCGCCTAGAGATTTAAAAGACTTCCGAAAGTGCAAAGTGGAAATGTCCAGTCCTGCTCATGAGGTAACCAAATTCTATTTGTTCTATGAGAGATGGCGCCGTGCTGAAGTAGAGAAATCTGAGGAGTACATGCAAAACTTAAAATCAGTCCTT CAGTCATCGGGTATCTTTGTCCATCCCTCCGGAGTTGATCTACCAATCCACCAGTGCATAGATTCATTGGCAAGGTTGCATGGAGATAAGCAGGGAAAACAATTTTGGACATGGTTGGATCGATTATCCTCAGTTCAAATTGGCTCAAATGCATGGCTCGTGAAGTTTAATAAGTGGGAATTGTGTG AGAACGAGCGGCGATGTTGTCTAACTACAGTCTTGATGAGTTCGAAG GGTGAGGGGCCAGATGATTTCACTTGGCTGCACATGCATCAGACATGGCTGTATGGTTTGGAAATTAAAGAACCAGAAAGATGGTTATTCTAG